CCTTATTTAACGGAAAACATGCTACTTGCAGATTTAACCTCTGTTAAGCGTGAACCGCTAGCGAAAATGCTTGAAATCCATACTGGTGCTGTTTTAGGTTTACATCCAATGTTTGGGCCAGATATTGCAAGTATGGCAAAACAAGTAGTTGTGCGTTGTGATGGACGTTTCCCTGAACGTTACGAATGGTTACTTGAGCAAATTCAAATTTGGGGTGCAAAAATTTATCAAACCAATGCCACAGAACACGATCACAATATGACTTATATACAAGCCTTGCGCCATTTTTCGACTTTTGCGAATGGTTTACACCTTTCCAAACAGCCCGTTAATCTTGCTAATTTATTGGCGCTTTCTTCTCCTATTTATCGCTTAGAACTTGCGATGATCGGTCGCTTATTTGCGCAAGATGCAGAGCTTTACGCAGATATTATTATGGATAAGCCAGAAAATTTAGCGGTAATTGAAACGCTAAAACAAACTTACGACGAAGCCTTAACTTTCTTTGAAAAGAATGATCGTCAAGGTTTTATTGATGCTTTCCACAAGGTGCGTGACTGGTTTGGCGATTATTCCGAAC
The Haemophilus influenzae DNA segment above includes these coding regions:
- the tyrA gene encoding bifunctional chorismate mutase/prephenate dehydrogenase: MEALKDLRSEIDSLDRELIQLFAKRLELVSQVGKVKHQHGLPIYAPEREIAMLQARRLEAEKAGISADLIEDVLRRFMRESYANENQFGFKTINPDIHKIVIVGGYGKLGGLFARYLRASGYPISILDREDWTVAESILTNADVVIVSVPINLTLETIERLKPYLTENMLLADLTSVKREPLAKMLEIHTGAVLGLHPMFGPDIASMAKQVVVRCDGRFPERYEWLLEQIQIWGAKIYQTNATEHDHNMTYIQALRHFSTFANGLHLSKQPVNLANLLALSSPIYRLELAMIGRLFAQDAELYADIIMDKPENLAVIETLKQTYDEALTFFEKNDRQGFIDAFHKVRDWFGDYSEQFLKESRQLLQQANDLKQG